A genomic stretch from Desulfohalobium retbaense DSM 5692 includes:
- a CDS encoding TlpA family protein disulfide reductase, protein MRRLRVLSLTICLVGIVLLVGTISTASTGQYKGAISADKLEQMIDEERSDKVVLLNFWATWCSPCRREMPELAQLRRDFSPEELVILSVSLDYNSKVIPHFVDQFGLNFPVYRDGGGVAQQFEVAAVPKVMLFTQNGLVMEHAGYVPPAMLRRVVEQALDKQ, encoded by the coding sequence ATGCGACGGTTACGCGTTTTGAGCTTGACTATATGCCTGGTTGGAATTGTGCTGCTCGTGGGCACGATCAGCACCGCCTCCACGGGACAATACAAAGGGGCTATTTCAGCTGACAAGCTTGAACAGATGATTGACGAGGAGCGAAGCGACAAGGTGGTCCTTTTGAATTTCTGGGCCACGTGGTGTTCGCCGTGTCGAAGGGAAATGCCTGAACTGGCTCAGCTGCGCCGGGATTTCTCTCCTGAGGAATTGGTCATCCTCAGTGTGTCTCTGGACTATAACAGCAAGGTCATTCCGCATTTTGTGGACCAGTTTGGTCTCAATTTCCCTGTGTATCGCGACGGTGGCGGTGTAGCCCAGCAATTTGAAGTCGCTGCAGTCCCGAAGGTGATGCTCTTTACTCAAAACGGGTTGGTCATGGAACACGCCGGGTATGTTCCGCCGGCTATGCTGCGCCGGGTGGTCGAACAGGCGCTCGACAAGCAGTAG
- a CDS encoding DUF1566 domain-containing protein — MSLEQTRLYLGTGQHRCFDSQGREIPCDGQRQDGAIQAGQTVSAPRFVVDGELVSDRLTGLQWPMQADLFLYPLRWDEALDAVAEANAAGLAGADDWRVPNRRELRSLIDHSRRKPVLPKDHPFTGVHLGWYWTSTTAAIAPAYAWYVHLAGGRMFFGKKTEFSLLWPVRGQLARLPRTGQTQCFDVQGEVIDCRESAQDAALQQGLPWPEVRFEPFEDGILDRLTGLVWRRQAFEGGKLVDWSEALELAADLAEASGRAWRLPNINELESLVDASQSRPALPEDHPFSGIQEAYWSSTTSGFETDWAYALYLHKGAVGVGWKKSREFAVWCVRDREAGITSR, encoded by the coding sequence ATGAGTCTGGAGCAAACACGCCTCTATCTGGGGACAGGCCAACACCGGTGTTTTGATTCCCAGGGGCGTGAGATCCCCTGTGACGGCCAGCGACAAGATGGCGCGATACAAGCCGGTCAAACGGTTTCGGCCCCGCGGTTCGTTGTTGACGGGGAACTTGTCAGTGATCGGTTGACCGGACTGCAATGGCCAATGCAAGCGGATCTTTTTCTCTATCCCCTGCGCTGGGACGAAGCCCTGGACGCAGTCGCTGAGGCCAACGCGGCGGGCTTGGCCGGGGCTGATGACTGGCGCGTTCCGAACCGCCGCGAATTGCGTTCTCTCATTGACCACAGCAGGCGCAAACCGGTCCTGCCAAAGGACCATCCCTTCACCGGGGTGCATTTGGGGTGGTATTGGACGTCGACCACAGCGGCCATTGCCCCGGCCTACGCCTGGTATGTCCATTTGGCTGGGGGGCGGATGTTTTTTGGCAAGAAGACGGAATTTTCTCTCCTCTGGCCAGTGCGTGGACAGTTGGCCCGTCTGCCGCGAACCGGCCAAACCCAATGCTTTGATGTTCAGGGGGAGGTCATCGATTGCCGGGAAAGCGCGCAGGACGCGGCGTTGCAGCAGGGGTTGCCTTGGCCCGAGGTCCGTTTTGAGCCTTTTGAGGACGGGATTCTGGACCGGCTCACCGGACTTGTCTGGCGCCGCCAGGCGTTCGAAGGCGGGAAGCTTGTCGACTGGAGTGAAGCCCTGGAACTCGCGGCGGACCTGGCCGAGGCGAGTGGCAGGGCATGGCGGTTGCCGAACATCAACGAACTGGAGAGTCTGGTCGATGCCTCGCAGAGCCGTCCGGCCCTGCCCGAGGACCATCCTTTTTCCGGAATTCAGGAGGCCTATTGGTCCAGCACGACCAGCGGCTTCGAAACCGATTGGGCCTACGCCCTGTATCTGCATAAGGGAGCTGTGGGCGTAGGTTGGAAAAAGAGCCGAGAATTTGCGGTCTGGTGTGTTCGCGATAGGGAGGCGGGGATAACGTCCAGGTGA
- a CDS encoding potassium channel family protein — protein MIKRKSYTVGVIGLGKFGVQFAQAMQGLGHEVIGIDRHQDRVNQAQEHMTQAYQADAMDKTALEQMGFADLSHVLISVGDSIASSSMITYYLKEMEVPYVWVKAIHADHEQLLRRIGATEVIIPEISAARELAHRLAMPGFVEYLPFGTDLALQEVIVDKWAGKSLRELDLTRKAHIQVVAARPSNEEKYDIIPQPDDPLNEGDALMLLGKSADLQRLKA, from the coding sequence GTGATCAAACGCAAAAGCTATACGGTCGGGGTCATCGGGCTGGGAAAATTCGGTGTCCAGTTCGCCCAAGCGATGCAGGGTCTGGGGCACGAGGTCATCGGCATTGATCGGCATCAGGACCGGGTCAATCAGGCCCAGGAGCATATGACCCAAGCCTACCAGGCCGACGCGATGGACAAGACCGCCCTGGAGCAGATGGGCTTTGCCGATTTGAGCCATGTCCTGATCAGCGTCGGTGACTCTATCGCCTCCAGCTCCATGATCACCTATTATCTGAAAGAGATGGAAGTGCCCTACGTCTGGGTTAAGGCCATTCATGCCGACCACGAGCAATTATTGCGGCGCATCGGGGCCACAGAAGTCATTATCCCTGAGATTTCAGCGGCCCGTGAACTGGCCCACCGTTTAGCCATGCCGGGGTTTGTCGAGTATCTCCCCTTTGGCACCGATCTCGCTTTGCAGGAGGTGATCGTTGACAAATGGGCAGGGAAGTCATTGCGCGAATTGGATCTGACGCGGAAGGCGCACATTCAGGTCGTGGCGGCTCGTCCCTCGAATGAGGAAAAATACGATATCATCCCCCAGCCAGACGACCCGCTCAACGAGGGGGACGCCCTGATGCTGCTGGGCAAAAGTGCCGACCTGCAACGCCTCAAGGCCTAA
- a CDS encoding patatin-like phospholipase family protein has translation MNTTQAGLVLEGGGLRGVYTSGVLRYFSDLGLCFPYVIGVSMGACNAANFVARQPERNRIVNIRFVKDRRYLSYRRLLLRGELFGMDFIFDTVPNRLVPFAWNRFMASPTRCVTGVTDCRTGEPVFYTQHELNGDYMTVLQASSSLPFVARPVRYQERFLLDGGVSAPIPVHQCQADGYSQQVVVLTQPPGYRKKPFPAPALARWRYPRFPGLVRALAERHERYNACLEALERRERNGEIVVIRPEKPLPAGRVERNKERLYRVYDSGYADAVAAWPKLASYLGLDCDQ, from the coding sequence ATGAACACTACACAAGCGGGGCTGGTCCTTGAGGGAGGGGGACTTCGCGGGGTCTATACCTCCGGGGTCCTCCGATATTTTTCAGATCTTGGACTCTGTTTTCCATATGTGATCGGCGTGTCCATGGGAGCCTGCAACGCGGCCAATTTTGTGGCCCGCCAACCGGAACGCAACCGGATCGTGAATATTCGCTTCGTTAAGGACAGGCGGTACTTGAGCTACCGGCGTCTGCTCCTGCGCGGGGAGTTGTTCGGGATGGATTTCATCTTCGATACGGTGCCGAACCGTCTTGTCCCCTTTGCCTGGAACCGGTTCATGGCCTCGCCGACCCGGTGCGTGACCGGGGTGACCGATTGCCGGACCGGAGAACCGGTGTTCTATACCCAGCATGAGCTCAACGGCGATTATATGACGGTGCTCCAGGCCTCAAGCAGCCTGCCCTTTGTGGCCCGGCCGGTGCGTTATCAAGAACGCTTTTTGCTCGACGGCGGTGTGAGTGCGCCGATTCCGGTGCACCAATGCCAAGCTGACGGGTATTCTCAGCAGGTTGTCGTGCTCACGCAGCCTCCCGGGTATCGCAAGAAACCGTTTCCGGCCCCGGCGCTCGCCCGGTGGCGGTATCCCCGTTTTCCCGGTTTGGTGCGGGCCCTGGCAGAACGGCATGAACGGTATAATGCCTGCCTGGAAGCGCTTGAGCGCCGGGAGCGAAACGGTGAGATCGTTGTTATCCGGCCGGAAAAGCCGTTACCGGCCGGGCGTGTGGAGCGCAACAAGGAGAGGTTGTACCGGGTCTATGACTCCGGGTACGCTGATGCTGTGGCGGCTTGGCCAAAGCTGGCCTCCTATCTGGGGCTTGACTGTGATCAATGA
- a CDS encoding TrkH family potassium uptake protein, with amino-acid sequence MRVHISPFAWPIVFFGVAIVLGAVLLHLPLSVTDGAISWTNALFTAVSAVCVTGLIVVDTGSFFSPFGQGVILGLIQIGGLGIMTITSLIFYLWRQRVSLTDHLAVGKSLIHDPRFKLGGFLIRITLLVLVFEALGAVLLRFLAPQGFSWPSAVFHAVSAFCNAGFALQENSLVAWQGDWAVNGVFMGLIICGGIGFSVLVELGALARRMRRDSLRSVLRATSWYTRVVLSTTAVLLLGGAVLLLVTESTQSGMGVTWPRRLLTACFQSVTCRTAGFNTVDIGAMTNVSLLIMAGMMFIGGAPGSCAGGVKVTTARTLLAFVRAQLRGGRQRQAVIGRYAVEQGTMDRALLLLVFALGIVVVAVGVLNMAEGGHLAHAESKGLFLELMFEAVSAFGTVGLSTGLTPSLSAVGKYTLMVLMFVGRLGPILFLTALKDFQKPRHYAWPEHNLLIG; translated from the coding sequence ATGCGCGTGCACATTTCCCCGTTTGCCTGGCCCATTGTGTTTTTTGGCGTCGCCATTGTCCTTGGCGCCGTTCTCCTCCATCTCCCGCTGAGCGTGACTGACGGAGCTATCTCCTGGACCAACGCCCTGTTCACCGCGGTTTCGGCTGTCTGCGTAACCGGGTTGATCGTCGTGGACACCGGTTCGTTTTTCAGTCCGTTTGGGCAAGGCGTCATTCTGGGGCTGATCCAGATCGGTGGTCTGGGAATCATGACCATCACTTCGCTGATCTTTTATCTCTGGCGGCAGCGGGTGTCATTGACCGACCATTTGGCGGTGGGGAAGAGCCTGATCCACGACCCCCGTTTCAAACTGGGAGGGTTTCTGATCCGGATCACGTTGCTTGTCCTGGTTTTCGAGGCGCTTGGTGCTGTTTTGCTCCGGTTCCTGGCCCCGCAAGGGTTTTCCTGGCCTTCAGCGGTTTTTCACGCTGTCTCGGCATTTTGCAATGCCGGCTTTGCCCTGCAGGAAAACAGCCTGGTGGCGTGGCAAGGGGATTGGGCCGTCAACGGGGTCTTTATGGGCCTTATCATCTGCGGCGGCATCGGGTTTTCGGTCCTGGTCGAGCTGGGGGCCTTGGCCCGCCGAATGAGGCGGGACTCTTTGCGTTCTGTGCTTCGTGCCACGAGCTGGTATACTCGGGTGGTGCTGTCGACCACTGCCGTGTTGTTATTGGGCGGAGCGGTGTTGTTGCTGGTCACGGAAAGCACGCAATCCGGGATGGGGGTGACTTGGCCCAGGCGGCTGCTGACGGCCTGTTTTCAGTCTGTGACCTGCCGCACCGCGGGATTCAATACCGTCGACATCGGCGCCATGACCAATGTCAGTTTGCTGATCATGGCCGGGATGATGTTTATCGGCGGGGCGCCGGGGTCATGTGCCGGCGGTGTCAAGGTGACCACGGCGCGGACTCTGCTCGCCTTTGTCCGGGCCCAGTTGCGCGGCGGACGACAGCGGCAGGCGGTGATCGGGCGGTATGCGGTGGAGCAGGGGACGATGGATCGGGCCCTGTTGTTGCTTGTCTTTGCCCTGGGTATCGTTGTTGTGGCCGTTGGCGTGCTGAATATGGCTGAAGGGGGCCATCTGGCCCATGCTGAGAGCAAAGGCCTTTTTTTGGAGCTGATGTTCGAGGCTGTCTCGGCGTTCGGGACGGTTGGCTTGAGTACGGGGCTGACCCCCTCATTGAGCGCAGTGGGGAAATATACCTTGATGGTCCTCATGTTCGTCGGCCGGCTGGGTCCGATTTTATTTTTGACCGCTTTGAAGGACTTTCAGAAGCCGCGTCACTATGCATGGCCGGAGCATAACCTGCTCATTGGCTGA
- a CDS encoding NAD-binding protein produces the protein MRVLICGAGDTTAQLLKQMGENWDVVLVDPEKERLQDFVAAHPCIQRIQAGDASSPVVLEDAGLENADYVLALTGSDKVNLAIAEHARKKEVGAVLALAHEQLDVQAFRDLGARVILPGRVLAQNIYHYLQDPRIKVHPLDITEAEVVEIDAADHFALVGRRISALVNAEWRIVALYREGRILFPEPDMRVGKTDRLIILGQRDVFNNVCSLMECGLPHFPLTYGQTLVIQLPEGSGVQEVLQEGLYVTQNTRVQKVRVVAPEDTAPGQTMFDQWPQSRLPRVETYSAEEDLRVLHRVCQAQNTGLVLRPPLVVSWADIFKRPPHVELAHSLGCPLLLGRGAKSYERIAVAFNGSSVAVAGMEVAIDVARQTGGTIEAIVVQESDVVQGPGGGEWVDDVLASLRELAHVHKIAIAEQLREGNPVREIVAAAAESDVVVMGCSRAQKRLLTPNIPELVTRRTKGSVLLVPVV, from the coding sequence ATGCGTGTTTTAATTTGTGGAGCCGGGGATACCACGGCCCAATTGCTCAAACAGATGGGCGAGAATTGGGACGTGGTTCTGGTCGATCCTGAGAAGGAACGCTTGCAGGACTTCGTGGCCGCCCATCCCTGCATCCAGCGGATCCAAGCCGGTGACGCTTCGAGTCCTGTGGTGCTTGAGGACGCGGGCCTGGAGAACGCGGACTATGTCCTGGCCTTGACCGGATCGGACAAGGTTAATCTGGCCATCGCTGAACACGCGAGAAAAAAAGAAGTCGGGGCTGTTCTGGCCCTGGCCCATGAACAGCTCGACGTCCAAGCCTTTCGGGATCTCGGGGCCAGGGTCATCCTGCCGGGCCGTGTTTTGGCCCAGAATATCTATCATTACCTGCAAGACCCGCGGATCAAGGTCCATCCACTGGATATCACCGAGGCCGAGGTGGTGGAAATCGACGCGGCGGACCATTTCGCGCTGGTCGGACGCCGCATTTCTGCCCTGGTCAACGCCGAATGGCGCATCGTGGCCCTGTATCGCGAGGGCCGTATTCTTTTTCCTGAACCGGATATGCGGGTGGGCAAGACGGATAGGTTGATCATTCTCGGGCAGCGAGACGTGTTCAACAATGTCTGTTCGCTGATGGAGTGCGGTCTGCCCCATTTCCCTCTGACCTACGGTCAGACGTTGGTCATTCAGCTCCCAGAGGGTTCAGGGGTTCAAGAAGTGCTTCAGGAGGGGCTGTATGTGACCCAGAATACCCGGGTGCAAAAGGTCAGAGTGGTGGCCCCGGAGGACACCGCTCCGGGGCAAACGATGTTCGACCAATGGCCCCAGTCCCGTCTGCCGCGGGTGGAGACCTACAGCGCGGAAGAAGATCTGCGTGTTTTGCACCGGGTCTGTCAGGCCCAAAACACCGGCCTGGTCCTCCGGCCTCCTCTGGTGGTCTCCTGGGCAGATATCTTCAAGCGCCCGCCGCATGTCGAGTTGGCGCATTCTCTGGGGTGCCCTTTGTTGCTGGGGCGTGGCGCAAAAAGCTATGAACGCATAGCCGTGGCTTTCAACGGCTCGTCCGTAGCGGTGGCTGGAATGGAGGTCGCCATTGATGTGGCGCGGCAGACCGGGGGCACAATAGAAGCGATTGTGGTTCAGGAATCGGACGTGGTTCAAGGGCCGGGCGGCGGTGAGTGGGTCGACGACGTGCTTGCTTCCCTGCGCGAACTGGCCCATGTCCACAAGATCGCCATTGCAGAGCAACTCCGGGAAGGCAATCCGGTTCGGGAAATTGTGGCCGCCGCTGCTGAAAGCGATGTCGTGGTCATGGGGTGCTCCAGGGCGCAGAAGCGCTTGCTGACCCCGAATATTCCGGAATTGGTCACGCGCCGGACGAAAGGTTCTGTTTTGCTTGTTCCGGTGGTCTAG
- a CDS encoding Mth938-like domain-containing protein translates to MFIELYKFGRIVIQGQTYTRDVKILEGRVVPHWWRESGHRVVLGDIRDLLRTAPEVIVFGMGKPGLMRLDPDVRDYLQREEIETIEQPTAQAMETINSLLQSGRRMAAGIHLTC, encoded by the coding sequence ATGTTCATAGAATTGTATAAATTCGGCCGCATCGTCATCCAGGGGCAGACCTATACCCGAGACGTGAAGATTCTCGAAGGGCGGGTGGTTCCCCATTGGTGGCGAGAAAGCGGACACCGGGTCGTGCTCGGTGACATCCGTGATCTATTGCGCACCGCACCCGAGGTAATCGTCTTTGGGATGGGCAAACCCGGGCTGATGCGATTGGATCCGGATGTCCGGGACTACCTCCAGCGAGAGGAAATCGAAACAATCGAACAGCCCACGGCCCAGGCGATGGAGACGATCAATTCCCTCCTCCAGTCTGGCCGGCGAATGGCTGCCGGGATACATTTGACCTGTTAA
- a CDS encoding CD1871A family CXXC motif-containing protein: MAGTTRRGPIVLMAVFLIVFLVGLNSGEVGAVFEKAATICLSCIGIG; encoded by the coding sequence ATGGCCGGGACCACTCGTCGAGGACCGATCGTGTTGATGGCCGTTTTTTTGATTGTCTTTCTCGTTGGACTCAATAGCGGCGAAGTGGGAGCTGTTTTTGAAAAAGCCGCCACCATCTGTTTGAGTTGCATAGGGATCGGGTAG
- a CDS encoding radical SAM protein, with translation MSQTAAYLGCTTTALATREKRLWSLLRSCVLCPHRCRVDRLAGETGKCHTGSRAIVYNYFPHFGEESPLVGDCGSGAIFFSFCNLACCFCQNWEISHGGEGLELQSEHVATMMLELQAMGCANINLVTPSHVVPQIVTAVRLAREQGLHLPLVYNCGGYERVATLRELEGIIDIYMPDFKFWSSASAARYCGAEDYPERARAALREMHRQVGDLSIDRDGLARRGLLVRHLVLPGLEQESGAILKFLAQEISQETYVNIMDQYRPCGTAVGDPRLGDELEREQWLRVLRAARAAGLHRFDHGMMLLS, from the coding sequence ATGAGCCAGACTGCGGCGTATCTGGGGTGCACTACCACGGCCTTGGCCACTCGGGAAAAACGGTTATGGAGCCTGTTGCGTTCGTGTGTGCTGTGCCCGCACCGGTGCCGGGTCGATCGTCTCGCCGGCGAGACCGGCAAATGCCACACGGGCAGCCGAGCGATTGTCTACAACTATTTTCCGCACTTCGGGGAAGAGTCCCCTTTGGTGGGCGACTGCGGATCAGGGGCGATATTTTTTTCCTTTTGCAATCTGGCGTGCTGTTTTTGTCAGAATTGGGAGATCAGCCACGGCGGCGAGGGACTGGAGCTCCAGAGTGAGCATGTCGCGACCATGATGCTTGAACTCCAGGCCATGGGGTGCGCGAATATCAACCTGGTCACTCCCAGCCATGTTGTCCCCCAGATCGTGACTGCCGTCCGGCTGGCTCGCGAGCAGGGGCTGCACCTGCCCCTGGTCTATAATTGCGGCGGCTATGAACGGGTGGCCACCCTGCGGGAACTCGAAGGAATAATCGATATCTATATGCCGGACTTCAAGTTCTGGTCCTCCGCATCTGCGGCACGGTATTGCGGGGCTGAGGATTATCCGGAACGAGCCCGGGCTGCGTTGCGTGAGATGCACCGGCAGGTAGGGGACCTGAGTATTGATCGTGACGGACTCGCCCGGCGCGGTTTGCTGGTTCGCCATCTCGTCCTGCCGGGGCTGGAGCAGGAGAGCGGGGCCATTTTGAAGTTTTTGGCCCAGGAGATTTCGCAGGAAACCTACGTGAATATCATGGACCAGTACCGGCCTTGCGGTACAGCCGTGGGGGATCCCAGGCTGGGCGATGAACTGGAACGGGAACAATGGCTGCGCGTCCTGCGGGCCGCCCGCGCAGCCGGACTGCACCGGTTTGACCACGGCATGATGTTGTTGTCTTGA
- a CDS encoding cation:proton antiporter, with translation MVLDQASALLILALAVAVLPGLSRVLRMPAPVVEILFGVVLGKSVLGLEFGGEWIGFLGHLGFLLLMFHAGMEIDFGMLLRQRKSYLGFHLLLFLSTLALAVAGALVLGRGVFMALVLATTSLGLVMPTLKQAGLSRTPFGQGLLIAASLADFLTLFAITFFLLWHQYGISWQFVSPLPLFLGFGLALWAGRLWAWWYPCQAERMLAAEDSLEIGVRLSLALLFLFVGLSELVHLEPVLGAFLGGSVLSFVFRNKVTLESKISALGFGFLIPIFFINVGLEFDIGNILSGEQMILTLQLLAIAVLVKALPALLFTLRRMRLRQALQAGALLSSRLSLIVAAATLGLQQGLIDQETKDALVLLALLTCLLGPSVFHVFARQDKRTGQNRA, from the coding sequence ATGGTTCTCGATCAGGCGTCCGCCTTGCTTATTCTGGCCTTGGCCGTGGCTGTGCTGCCCGGGCTGAGCCGTGTCTTGCGCATGCCGGCTCCGGTGGTGGAGATTCTTTTCGGGGTGGTTTTAGGCAAGAGCGTTCTCGGGCTGGAATTCGGCGGTGAATGGATCGGCTTTCTGGGACATCTTGGATTTTTATTGCTCATGTTCCATGCCGGGATGGAAATCGATTTCGGGATGCTGCTGCGACAGCGGAAAAGTTATCTCGGTTTCCATTTGCTGCTCTTTCTGAGCACCTTGGCCTTGGCGGTGGCCGGGGCCCTTGTCCTGGGACGGGGCGTTTTCATGGCTCTGGTTCTGGCTACGACGTCTCTGGGGCTGGTCATGCCCACACTCAAGCAGGCCGGGCTCAGCCGGACCCCGTTCGGCCAGGGGTTGCTCATTGCCGCCTCGCTGGCTGATTTTTTGACCCTGTTCGCGATCACCTTTTTTCTGCTCTGGCACCAATACGGCATAAGCTGGCAATTCGTCTCTCCCCTGCCCCTGTTTCTCGGTTTCGGCCTTGCCCTCTGGGCCGGGCGGTTGTGGGCCTGGTGGTATCCGTGTCAGGCTGAGCGGATGTTGGCTGCTGAGGATTCCCTGGAAATCGGGGTTCGCCTCTCCCTGGCGCTGCTTTTTCTCTTTGTCGGGCTATCCGAATTGGTCCATCTGGAACCGGTCTTGGGCGCTTTTCTCGGCGGCAGCGTGCTTTCCTTCGTCTTTCGCAACAAAGTGACCCTGGAAAGCAAGATTTCAGCTTTGGGATTCGGATTCCTGATCCCGATTTTTTTCATCAATGTGGGGCTGGAGTTTGATATCGGGAATATTTTGAGCGGAGAGCAGATGATTTTGACCCTGCAATTGCTGGCGATAGCCGTACTGGTCAAAGCTCTGCCCGCGTTGTTGTTTACCCTGCGCCGCATGCGTCTGCGGCAGGCCCTGCAAGCTGGAGCGCTGCTCTCGTCACGTTTGAGTCTGATTGTGGCCGCGGCCACGCTGGGGCTGCAGCAGGGGCTTATCGACCAGGAAACCAAGGATGCCCTGGTCCTGCTGGCCTTATTGACCTGTCTGCTGGGGCCGAGCGTTTTCCATGTATTCGCGCGACAAGACAAACGAACCGGTCAAAACCGGGCCTGA